From the Theobroma cacao cultivar B97-61/B2 chromosome 2, Criollo_cocoa_genome_V2, whole genome shotgun sequence genome, one window contains:
- the LOC18609719 gene encoding AAA-ATPase At3g50940 — MFSLKSIPSTASVLSTYTTFTALAMLVRSVVSEVQTISSQLIPEQLQTILLSKFVGFWGTPPSQVTLLIDEYDGYTINQLYEASEIYLATKITASVDKLKVSLAPRDKTLSVTIDKDENIIDIFEDIQLKWRTTCIEMKEASQQGKYEKRVIELSFHKKRLEKVVKSYLPYVLERSKATKEEKKVVKLYSLGNYYAEYQGEWASTNLDHPATFETLAMDATLKKELVDDLDRFLRRKDFYRRVGKAWKRGYLLYGPPGTGKSSLIAAMANYLKFSIYDLELASIYSNSDLRRLLVSTTNRSILVIEDIDCSIELKDRQAGDTNQSESQLTLSGLLNFIDGLWSSCGDERIIVFTTNHKDKLDPALLRPGRMDMHIHMSYCTPSGFRILASNYLGITSHKLFTQIDELMMEVEVTPAEVAEELMKSEDADIALEGLIKFLQNKKSGSCKFDPARGNEDSKCETNTGSKRKGRGRTTGNTNKKVVKRKYPKRLKFV; from the exons ATGTTTTCTCTCAAAAGCATCCCTTCAACGGCGTCCGTCCTCTCAACATACACCACCTTCACCGCCTTAGCTATGCTGGTTCGCAGTGTGGTTAGTGAAGTTCAGACCATAAGCAGCCAGCTCATTCCAGAACAACTGCAAACCATATTACTATCGAAATTTGTAGGCTTTTGGGGGACTCCTCCTTCCCAAGTGACTCTTCTCATTGATGAATACGATGGCTACACGATCAATCAGCTCTATGAAGCTTCTGAAATCTACTTGGCTACAAAAATTACTGCATCTGTCGACAAGCTTAAGGTTTCCTTAGCTCCACGAGACAAGACCTTGTCAGTAACGATCGACAaggatgaaaatattattgacATCTTTGAAGATATTCAACTCAAGTGGCGAACGACTTGTATAGAAATGAAGGAGGCATCCCAACAAGGAAAATATGAAAAGAGAGTAATTGAGCTCAGTTTTCATAAGAAGCGCCTGGAAAAGGTAGTAAAATCTTACCTGCCATATGTACTGGAGAGATCAAAGGCcaccaaagaagaaaaaaaggtgGTGAAACTTTATTCACTTGGAAACTATTATGCAGAATACCAGGGAGAATGGGCATCAACCAATCTTGACCATCCAGCCACTTTTGAAACATTGGCAATGGATGCAACACTCAAAAAGGAGTTGGTGGATGACTTGGACAGATTTTTGAGGAGAAAAGATTTCTACAGAAGAGTTGGAAAAGCATGGAAACGTGGGTATCTGTTGTATGGTCCTCCAGGAACAGGTAAGTCAAGCTTGATTGCCGCCATGGCCAACTACTTAAAGTTTAGTATCTATGATTTGGAACTCGCAAGCATCTACAGCAATTCAGATCTTCGAAGACTGCTAGTCTCGACCACAAACCGATCAATACTAGTTATTGAGGACATTGATTGCAGCATTGAGCTAAAGGACAGACAAGCTGGAGATACCAATCAGAGTGAGAGCCAG CTAACTCTATCCGGATTGCTCAACTTCATTGATGGCCTATGGTCAAGCTGTGGCGATGAGAGGATAATAGTCTTTACAACCAATCATAAGGACAAGCTAGACCCTGCTTTGCTAAGGCCAGGCCGCATGGACATGCACATCCACATGTCCTATTGCACTCCTAGTGGATTCAGGATCCTTGCTTCAAACTATCTGGGCATCACTAGTCACAAATTGTTCACCCAAATTGATGAACTGATGATGGAAGTGGAGGTAACTCCAGCAGAAGTTGCAGAAGAGCTCATGAAAAGTGAGGATGCTGATATTGCACTTGAAGGACTCATCAAGTTCCTCCAGAACAAGAAGAGCGGATCCTGCAAATTTGATCCTGCAAGGGGAAATGAAGACAGCAAATGTGAGACAAACACTGGGAGCAAGAGAAAGGGAAGAGGCAGAACTACTGGAAATACTAATAAAAAGGTTGTGAAGAGAAAGTATCCGAAAAGGTTGAAATTCGTATAA